Below is a genomic region from Patagioenas fasciata isolate bPatFas1 chromosome 5, bPatFas1.hap1, whole genome shotgun sequence.
CTGGGGAGGGCCAGCACAGCACAGGGGGGTTGTGTCCCCTGCTTGTCCCCTCTGTCCTTGCCTGGGACCTGCTGGGGCACTTCTGCGTTCCTGCAATGAGTTTGCAGGTTTCCGCTGCCCTTGGGGGATGAGATCTCATCTGCCcgagtgtgtccccatggggccaaGAAGCTGCTCTGCACAGGGGTGGGAGGGCCCTGGGGGCCTGGGGCTGTTTTAGGAGATTATTGCTTCTCCCGGCTGCAAAAAGCACGATCAGAGCAAAACAATCTGTATTTAAATTGTCCCCTTAGCACCCGCTGCACTGCACAGACATAGAGGAGACATCCAGCAGGTGAAACGGTTTAATGATTTAAATAGAAATCGCCAGGGCTGCGGGATGCCGTGCTGCGCATCTGGGGATGCCGTGCTGCACATCTGGGGATGGTGTGCTCAGTATCTGGGGATGCCGTGCTGCACATCTGGGAATGCCGTGTTGCACACCTGGGATGCCGTGCTGCACATCTGGGGATGCCGTGCTGCACACCTGGGATGCCATGCTGCGCGTCTGGGGATGCCGTGCTGCACATCTGGGGATGCCGTGCTGCACACCTGGGGATGCTGTGCTCAATATCTGAGGATGCTGTGCTGCACACCGGACAAAGGGAGGTGAAACCCTGGGGCAGACACCAATTATCCAGCTGCCCAAAGCAGCCGGGGGTGTCGGGTaccgtggggcagggggtgcaggaacGCGGCGGGGGGGTGGGAGAAGCCTGGGGGCTGCATCCCCCCACCCACGCTGCCCGGCGGGTGTCAGAGCTTGTGGCCATGGGTGGGTCGTGCTGGGCCAGTGGCCGCTCTGGGGGGGCCCAGCCCCGCGGAGGAGTTTCTGCAAGCCCTTGGCCCGGCGCTCACTTGTCCTCGTCGTCGCTCCCGCCGAGCTGGTAGGTGAAGAAGCCGACGGAGTCGTGTGCCAGCTGGGCCAGGTGGATGACGCCGGTGACGGCCAGCGCGGCCAGCGCCAGCGGCAGCAGCACGCTCCCGGCCGTGGCCAGCGCGTTGTAGCACCGGGCCCTGGAGCTGAACTGCCGAGCGGCTTCCACGTCCCCGGCTGCTCTGCGGTCCCGCGCCTGCAAGAGCCGAGAGCAAGGGCGGCAGTGACCGGgctgcccgtgtcccctccctgtgtcccctccccgtgttccctcagcacagcatcctcacagccttTAGCCCTTAGTGCCAcggggccagcggctccctgCCAGGCAAGGGGGTGgccatttgtccatctcagccctctgtccgtccatcccagCCCACCCGCTGGCTCCACGTGCCCCTGCTCACCCAGCCCCACGTCTTAGCTGCTGGGTTTtgcccttctgctcctccctgctgctccGGGATCCTCGCTGGCTCAGCCCTCACCTTCCCCATCCCTCTGCTCACTCCGGTCCGGCCGGAGCTGCTCCTGCCAGGGGCAGGTGGAGGGGCCGGGGCCACCGCAGCCCCCCAGCATCTTCTGGGGAGATGGGGTTGGTCccaggtggtggcagcactgagGGGGCCATGCTCAGCTAGAGGGGTCTCACAGCCTTGCTGATGGGTGGTGGGGAAGGCATGGGAGCTTTGCCAGGAGATGGTGTCACCTGCCACCAACCTTGGGAAGGTGTTGGGCTGTTGTCCCCCCTCCCAGGAGTGGGGTGCTGTGTGCCTGCTCAGGACGGTgcctccatttcagctgctccatgacTCCTCGGGACGTCCATGGCATGGCATCGGTGTGGGGAGGGCTCACGGGTGACCCCAAACGTTCCCGCTCCCATCCCCACCGGGAACCCCGCGGTCCCCACCCCGCTCAGCGCCTGTACCTTGACGGAGAAGGCGAGCGCCACGAAGCCCAGGCAGCAGAAGTTCATGTAGATGGTGTTGAAGATGGACCAGACGAGGTGGTCGCGGGGCGGTGGGGGAACGGGGTTGGTAGGGGACGACCCCCGCTTGTGGTCCTCCCGCGGGTAGGAGGTGTCCATGGCCACGCAGAGCGGCACCCCCCGGCTCTCCTGCCGCACCAGCCTGGCTGGGGCGCGCGGGGCAGCCCCGTTATATAGCGCTCGCCCGTGGCACGGCCTCGGCCCCTCTATATATAACCCGGGGAAATTACAGCCCTCCAGAGCTGCGGTTGTCAGGCGGGCTTGGCTGGGAGCTGGAGAAACTAATGGGTTTGCCagcctgtgggatttttctgccCAGCCCTTCACCACCAGGAGCACAGGCGGCTCCGGCACCGAGGGAGAGGCTGAGCGCGCCGGGAGGACCGAGCCACGGGTGACTGTGAAACCCAGTGACCGTCACCAAGACGCGGCCCCCGGGTACCGGGGTCTGCCCCGCGCTGGCTCGCACCAACACCTCCAGCCCCGTCCCTGCTGGTGGCCTCGGCGGGGAGGATCCCTCGTTTGCAGCGCGTTGGGGCTGCTGGATGCACTGAACGGGAACTGAGCAACAACACGTAGGAGCGCTACTTCTACGGGGTTCCCGCAGTGGAAGTGGAGGGGCTGTGTGTGGCCAGAAAAGCAGGGCAGatcatccttccttccttcctttctttcttctgccAAGCCTTAGCTTTTAGGGAGAAGCTCGTGTGAGATCTGGGCTGGCAGCGCTCTGCACCGCAGGGGGGATGGAGGCACTGAGCTGCACAAGGACCCTCTTCTCCTCCCGCGCTGGGAATAAAGCGACAGGTGAGGGGTTTTGGCAGGACAAGCTTTACTGGTGGCAACGGTGACCTATACATGTGTCACCCCTCCGTGAAGCTCAGCAGAGACAAGAGGGGGCTGTGCCCCGCGTCCCAGCCTGGCCCACCCCTCCATGCGCTGGGACACCCCGCGGTGCAGCAGCAGGGACCCTGCACCACGCGCCCACAGCGGGGATGCTTGGCGGGGGGGCAGCAAGCGGGCTGGTGGCCAGGTGGCCATCAGGTGACGGAGATGGTGACCACGATGACCGCGATGACAGTGAACACCACGACGGCCACCAGCAGCAGGGAGCAGATGATGTTCAGCACCCTGGCACGGGCGCCGTGCCGCCGGGCACCCTCCAGGTCCCCCAGCACCTTGCAGTCACGGGCCTGGGGGCGACAGGGAGAGCTCAGCAAGGGAGGGAATCGGTTGGAGCCTTGGCATGGCATGGGGGTGGCCACAGGATGGTGCTGGGACCTCAGGGACACATCCGGGGCAGGGGGTGACACCACACTGCCTGCTCCCCTGACCCCAGTCCCAGCTCCTGTGGTGGGATGGACTGTGGGGATCGGTGGGTCCCAGGGCACGGTGGCATCGAGGGTGTCTGGGACAGGGGAGACTGGGTCTGGGGACCTGGCTTAGTGGAGAGGTCCAGGTTGGGTTGGGGGCGACCCGATTGGGGGGTCTGGGACGAGCTGGGGTGGGAGGCGCACAGGGAGGGCCCGGGAGGGCACGGGCTCAGGGGGTTCCGAGCTGTGGGAGCAGTCTGGGTTGGAGTGGGTTAGGGGTCCCGGGCGCTGCCTGGCCAGGGAAGGGGCTGGGTCGGGGGGTCCTCAGCTCAGGGCTGGTGtggcaggggctgggctgggggtcccggggcAGGGTGGGGGCGTCTCAGTGCAGGGGTGGTGTGGcaggggttgggttgggggtcccgggtCGGGGTTGCCTCTGGggcccgggctgggctgggggtcccGGGAGGAGCTGGCTGGAGAGTCGGGCCGCGTCGGGGGCACCGATCCCGGCGGGTGGGGGTCCCTGCTCCCCCCTCACCTTGATGGAGAAGACGAGCGCGGGGAAGCAGAGGCAGCCCAGGCAGGCCAGCAGATATCCCGCCAGCACGTTGAAGAGCGACCAGAGCACGTAGTCCCGGGGCTgctcggcggggccggcggcggggggcgcgccCCGCCCGGGGGGCTGCAGCGGGATGGACACCTCGCCGTGCCGGGGCTTCATGGCCGGGACgcggcggggccggagcgggcGCGGCAGCAGCGGGACGAACCGAAACTGAGcccgtccggggcgggggggcggccggaCACCCCCGCTCCGGCACGGGGCCACCCCGGGGTCTGTCCCCTCCTCGGTGGGCGGCACCGCCACCCGTGTCGCTGGGTCATCGCTCCGCCGCCGGCtggggggcagcgctggggacgCGGGGGACTCCGAAGCCCGGTTTCTCCCTTGGGGAGCCGCTCCCTCGCCAGCGAGCGGGGGCAGCACCGGGGGCGGGTTTGGCAGATGGTCTCAGGGTGCTGGAATGAGGGGCAGGCGGGGGCAAGGGAAGGTgggacccccggccccgccgctgagCCCCGGGTCCCTCGGCCGGGGTGCAGCCCGCCCCGCAGCGGCAGCTCCGCCGGGACGGTCGGTGACACGGGCAGGACGCAGCGCAGGAaaggggctgggggacagtgtCTGAACACCGCAGGAGCCCGGGAGGGCCCGCGTGTTTTCACAGCACCAACACGGCACCCCTTTCTGAGCCCCTTTCCTGCTACTCTGCCTCAGATGAGCGCACCTGAGTTAGGGGGTTTCCCCAGCCCACGGTGGGGGAATAATGCCTCCCAAAAGCACAAAGCACGACATTTCCGCGGAGAAGTGTGAGGGAGGAGCTTTATTTGCTGTGAGCTCACGCCGCGGGTTCACGCAGGAGGGGGCTGTCTCAGgcggggtgcagcagcagggtgcCTGAGGACACCCCCTCGTTTGGTGGCAGCAAGAGGGAGGTCCCGtgggagccacctgtgtcccccaCGAACAAGACAGATGGGTTTTGGATGAGTGAggtggagaggaaggaaaaatgagGCCCTGGTGCCGCTGCCCCACGGCGGGATGGGGTCAGTGGTGTTCCATTGACTCCAACATCATCTTGTAGCTCTGAACCAGAAACACGAGGCAGATGATGGTGACCACGGTGCCCAGGCAGAACGC
It encodes:
- the IFITM5 gene encoding interferon-induced transmembrane protein 5 is translated as MDTSYPREDHKRGSSPTNPVPPPPRDHLVWSIFNTIYMNFCCLGFVALAFSVKARDRRAAGDVEAARQFSSRARCYNALATAGSVLLPLALAALAVTGVIHLAQLAHDSVGFFTYQLGGSDDEDK
- the LOC136102251 gene encoding interferon-induced transmembrane protein 5-like — its product is MKPRHGEVSIPLQPPGRGAPPAAGPAEQPRDYVLWSLFNVLAGYLLACLGCLCFPALVFSIKARDCKVLGDLEGARRHGARARVLNIICSLLLVAVVVFTVIAVIVVTISVT